The Faecalibacter sp. LW9 genome has a segment encoding these proteins:
- the trxA gene encoding thioredoxin: MNFIKNIFSKKGTQKIQKEETMTFEEIIASEKPVLIDFFATWCGPCQMMGPILQQVKQELGDDVKILKVDVDKYQSLAARYQVQGVPTFAIFKKGQLLWKQSGARPKEELVQILNQYIDK, from the coding sequence ATGAATTTTATAAAAAATATTTTCTCTAAAAAAGGAACCCAAAAAATACAGAAAGAAGAAACTATGACATTTGAAGAAATAATTGCATCAGAAAAGCCTGTTCTAATTGATTTTTTTGCGACTTGGTGTGGACCTTGTCAAATGATGGGACCAATCTTACAACAAGTAAAACAAGAATTAGGAGATGACGTGAAAATATTAAAAGTAGATGTGGATAAATATCAATCGCTAGCCGCACGTTATCAAGTTCAAGGTGTGCCTACATTTGCGATTTTTAAAAAAGGACAATTGCTGTGGAAGCAAAGTGGAGCAAGACCAAAAGAAGAATTAGTTCAGATTCTGAATCAGTATATTGATAAATAA
- a CDS encoding phosphoribosylanthranilate isomerase, with protein sequence MKRFQVKVCGNNSVENFKALTEIEPDYVGFIFYPKSSRFIKDESIFDIFPNAEKVGVFVNETINNIIQKAQKFELDVVQLHGDETPAYCQELIEAKHQQLLTSEQFLDFKIWKAIGVNEDTDFEQLRGYQQVVDSFVFDTKSKQYGGTGQKFDWQLLKTYQLSTPFLLSGGIQLEDALVLKNFQHSQCIGFDINSGFEIEPGIKKIEKVKQFIDTIDGRIEQN encoded by the coding sequence ATGAAACGATTTCAAGTCAAAGTATGTGGAAATAATTCGGTTGAAAACTTTAAAGCTTTAACTGAAATTGAACCTGATTATGTAGGATTTATTTTTTATCCTAAATCTTCACGATTTATCAAAGATGAATCAATTTTTGACATCTTTCCAAATGCAGAAAAAGTTGGCGTTTTTGTCAATGAAACCATTAACAATATAATTCAAAAAGCACAAAAATTCGAATTAGATGTGGTACAATTACACGGAGACGAAACGCCAGCATATTGTCAAGAATTAATTGAAGCCAAACATCAACAATTATTAACTTCTGAACAGTTTTTAGATTTTAAAATTTGGAAAGCAATCGGTGTTAATGAAGATACTGATTTTGAACAATTAAGAGGTTATCAACAAGTTGTTGATAGTTTCGTATTCGACACCAAATCAAAGCAATACGGCGGTACTGGTCAGAAATTTGATTGGCAGTTGTTGAAAACCTATCAGTTATCAACACCCTTTTTATTAAGTGGTGGAATCCAATTAGAAGACGCTTTGGTTTTAAAAAATTTCCAACATTCACAATGTATTGGTTTTGATATCAACAGTGGTTTTGAAATTGAACCCGGAATCAAAAAAATCGAAAAAGTAAAACAATTTATCGACACAATTGATGGTCGAATTGAACAAAATTAA
- a CDS encoding suppressor of fused domain protein, which translates to MNLEEYKKQYKQDQAVGALAIEERLKLVYGDLEPRFYSPQTMSFQGGEDPIDGVAVYDVNGYHHLISYGMSHLYYNEQAVGEEFSKWGFELTFRVKPFDGDEGQDPFWVIQLMNNLARFVEETKVWFNEYQFLPLGGPIRSDAETDIVGIAFVKDVDLDEMETPHGKVIFLQMVGLNVEQLKRLENNSTTEEVKALLNDIQSSNPKFICEL; encoded by the coding sequence ATGAATTTAGAAGAATACAAAAAACAATATAAACAAGATCAAGCGGTCGGCGCATTAGCAATCGAAGAACGTTTAAAACTTGTGTATGGAGATTTAGAACCTCGTTTTTATTCTCCTCAGACTATGTCTTTTCAAGGAGGTGAAGATCCGATAGATGGTGTTGCAGTGTATGATGTGAATGGATATCATCATTTGATATCTTATGGAATGTCACATTTATATTATAACGAGCAAGCGGTTGGAGAAGAATTTAGTAAATGGGGATTCGAATTAACTTTTCGTGTAAAGCCATTTGATGGTGACGAGGGCCAAGATCCATTTTGGGTCATTCAATTGATGAATAATCTTGCTCGTTTTGTAGAAGAAACTAAAGTCTGGTTTAATGAATATCAATTTTTACCGCTTGGAGGTCCTATCCGCTCGGATGCGGAAACCGATATTGTAGGAATTGCTTTTGTGAAAGATGTTGATTTGGATGAAATGGAAACACCTCACGGAAAAGTGATCTTTTTGCAAATGGTGGGATTAAATGTAGAACAATTAAAACGTTTAGAAAATAATTCAACAACTGAAGAGGTTAAAGCATTATTGAATGACATTCAGTCGTCTAACCCAAAATTTATTTGCGAATTATAA
- a CDS encoding helix-turn-helix domain-containing protein: protein MKTIALFKIGAIFLYGNLSPVVLNLFNALMLIAIFGTLIYLILRKKNPEIHLSHTESIIPMATKKEISSPYELKISKEKKNELFKKLIQFEESKGFLEKNLTLTKVAHQLGTNTKYLSHIIKLHSDRDFNNYINLLRVQYIINQLDENPKLHQYKISALAEEAGFSSHSKFAHFFKLNIGLTPSKYIADLKKLAA, encoded by the coding sequence ATGAAGACAATAGCCCTATTTAAAATAGGAGCAATTTTCTTATACGGAAATTTATCTCCTGTTGTATTGAATTTATTCAATGCATTAATGTTAATTGCCATATTTGGTACGTTAATTTATCTTATTCTTCGCAAAAAAAATCCAGAAATTCATTTAAGTCATACCGAATCTATTATTCCTATGGCAACAAAAAAAGAAATTTCATCACCTTATGAATTAAAAATTTCTAAAGAAAAAAAGAATGAACTATTCAAAAAATTAATTCAATTTGAAGAATCAAAAGGTTTTTTAGAAAAAAACTTAACCCTTACAAAAGTTGCTCATCAACTTGGAACAAATACGAAATACTTATCACATATTATAAAATTACATAGTGATCGAGATTTCAATAATTATATCAATTTATTAAGGGTTCAATATATTATCAATCAATTGGATGAAAACCCTAAACTTCATCAATATAAAATTAGTGCATTAGCTGAAGAAGCTGGATTTTCTTCTCACAGCAAATTTGCCCATTTCTTCAAATTAAATATTGGGTTAACACCATCAAAATACATAGCCGATTTAAAAAAGCTAGCCGCTTAA
- the trpD gene encoding anthranilate phosphoribosyltransferase: MKKLLNQLFENYTLNEEEAYQIMVDISESKYSDIELASFLTVFNMRNITLDELKGYRRALLDLCLKVNLPKKALDIVGTGGDGKDTFNISTLSAFVIAGTGEKVIKQGNYGASSVSGSSNMLEQFGYQFSSDEAKLNQEYEEVGLTFLHAPLFHPALKKVANLRRELGVKTFFNLMGPLVNPVQPDFQNLGTFDVKTARLYHYVMQNSGKNYAISTALAGYDEISLTSPTKVYTNQGEFLYQSEDFGLETIQADQIAGGKTVDENAKIFLSVLQNESTKAQKEVVLANSALGLKTIHPTKDLKECVAIANESLASGKAFEIFQKLTNR; this comes from the coding sequence ATGAAAAAGTTATTGAATCAATTATTTGAAAACTATACATTAAACGAAGAAGAAGCCTACCAAATTATGGTAGATATTTCTGAATCCAAGTATTCGGATATCGAATTGGCTTCATTTTTAACGGTTTTCAATATGCGTAATATTACGTTGGACGAATTAAAAGGTTATCGTAGAGCTTTATTGGATTTATGTTTAAAGGTTAATCTTCCGAAAAAAGCTTTAGATATTGTTGGAACGGGTGGAGATGGAAAAGACACATTTAATATCTCAACATTAAGTGCTTTTGTAATCGCTGGAACAGGCGAAAAAGTCATTAAACAAGGAAATTATGGCGCTTCTTCGGTCAGTGGTTCATCGAATATGTTGGAGCAATTTGGTTATCAATTTTCTTCGGATGAAGCAAAATTAAACCAAGAATACGAAGAAGTTGGATTAACTTTTTTACACGCGCCTTTATTTCATCCCGCGTTGAAAAAAGTCGCGAATTTAAGACGTGAATTAGGGGTAAAAACGTTCTTTAATTTAATGGGACCTTTAGTGAATCCTGTTCAACCCGATTTTCAAAACTTAGGAACATTTGATGTGAAAACAGCTCGATTATATCATTATGTGATGCAAAATTCGGGTAAAAACTATGCGATTTCAACAGCCTTAGCAGGATACGATGAAATCTCATTAACGTCACCAACAAAAGTATATACGAATCAAGGTGAATTCTTGTACCAAAGTGAGGATTTTGGATTAGAAACAATTCAAGCCGATCAAATCGCAGGAGGAAAAACGGTAGACGAAAACGCAAAAATTTTCTTGTCCGTTTTACAGAACGAAAGTACCAAAGCGCAGAAAGAAGTCGTTTTAGCCAATTCAGCTTTAGGATTAAAAACAATTCATCCAACCAAAGATTTAAAAGAATGTGTAGCGATTGCAAACGAAAGTTTAGCATCAGGTAAAGCATTCGAAATCTTTCAAAAATTAACTAACCGATGA
- a CDS encoding amino acid permease has product MSQKEKTENKELQRGLTNRHIQLIALGGAIGTGLFLGIGPAAVLAGPSVILGYAIAGIIAFFIMRQLGEMVVNEPVSGSFSHFAYKYWGSFAGFASGWNYWILYVLVSMSELTAIGIYIQFWWPEIPLWASSLFFFLVINALNLGSVKLFGEAEFWFSIIKVVAIIAMILFGGYLLISGTGGEQATIQNLWNNGGFFPKGWLSRTADQEFSGLFAAMALIMFSFGGLELIGITAAEAKNPEKTIPQATNQVIYRILIFYVGALVILFSLSPWETITVESSPFVTVFDNLKSLNIELFGQNIQFSRIIANALNLIVLTAALSVYNSSVYSNSRMLYGLAEQGNAPKFLKKLSKNSVPVMAIVVSSVFAAVCILINKIIPESAFEILMSLVVSSLVINWIMISYTHLKYRKQKETEGTKTLFPSFMYPISNYICLLFLIGILVIMWFTGLKISVELIPAWLLFLYIAYQLVKRNKAKQ; this is encoded by the coding sequence GTGAGTCAGAAAGAAAAAACTGAAAACAAGGAACTTCAGCGCGGTTTGACGAATAGACACATCCAATTAATCGCATTGGGTGGAGCAATCGGAACTGGACTTTTCCTTGGAATTGGACCTGCAGCAGTTTTAGCAGGACCATCTGTAATTTTAGGATATGCAATTGCCGGAATTATTGCATTCTTTATCATGCGTCAATTAGGAGAAATGGTTGTAAACGAACCTGTATCGGGAAGTTTTAGTCATTTTGCCTATAAATATTGGGGTTCATTCGCAGGTTTTGCTTCTGGCTGGAACTATTGGATTTTATATGTATTGGTAAGTATGTCCGAATTAACTGCAATCGGTATCTACATCCAATTTTGGTGGCCCGAAATACCTCTTTGGGCATCTAGCTTATTCTTTTTCCTTGTCATTAACGCTTTAAACTTAGGGTCAGTTAAACTTTTTGGGGAAGCAGAATTTTGGTTCTCCATTATTAAAGTCGTGGCCATTATCGCAATGATTTTATTTGGGGGCTATTTATTAATTAGCGGAACAGGAGGAGAACAAGCAACTATTCAAAACTTATGGAACAATGGCGGTTTCTTTCCTAAAGGATGGCTAAGCAGAACTGCCGATCAAGAATTCTCTGGTTTATTCGCCGCCATGGCATTGATTATGTTCTCCTTTGGAGGATTAGAATTAATTGGTATTACTGCGGCAGAGGCTAAAAACCCAGAAAAAACAATTCCTCAAGCCACAAATCAAGTGATTTACAGAATCTTAATTTTCTATGTAGGAGCATTAGTGATTCTATTTTCATTGTCACCTTGGGAAACCATTACCGTAGAAAGTAGTCCATTCGTAACCGTTTTTGACAACTTAAAATCTTTAAATATTGAATTATTCGGGCAAAACATTCAGTTTTCTAGAATCATTGCCAATGCTTTAAATTTAATAGTATTAACAGCTGCTTTGTCGGTTTACAACAGCTCTGTTTATAGTAATTCAAGAATGTTATATGGTTTAGCAGAACAAGGGAATGCCCCTAAATTTTTAAAGAAATTAAGTAAAAATAGTGTTCCCGTAATGGCGATTGTAGTTTCATCAGTTTTCGCTGCTGTATGTATTTTAATCAATAAAATCATCCCTGAATCAGCGTTTGAAATTTTAATGTCATTAGTCGTTTCATCATTAGTCATTAACTGGATAATGATTTCTTACACCCACTTAAAATACCGTAAACAGAAAGAGACTGAAGGGACAAAAACCTTATTCCCTTCGTTTATGTACCCGATCAGTAATTATATTTGTTTGCTATTCTTAATCGGTATATTAGTCATCATGTGGTTCACAGGATTAAAAATCTCTGTTGAATTAATCCCTGCATGGCTTTTATTCTTATATATCGCTTATCAATTGGTCAAACGAAATAAAGCCAAACAATAA
- a CDS encoding ketopantoate reductase family protein, whose translation MKINSIYFLGLGALGAKYAASLVDYNAGLVKVIVNEERKKRYEAEAVYVNGKRYDFEYVTSIENQDYPDFIFLVVKSDHLPQAVEDLKPFVGENTMIVSLMNGITSERVLAETFGWNRVVNAVAYMDAVKQGNQVTYGSIGRIIFGQVNPSCPEQLEALNQLLKDADIPNQLSDDIQKAQWTKYVVNVVGNQLTYLLEFPYGQFRTNEYLDRMVDLVGNEVIAVANAHGVLIGQPEIDQLKKTMKIVDENGKTSMLQDREAKRYSEVDEFSGEIIRLGKQYGIATPYNELIYNMVKAIEKTY comes from the coding sequence ATGAAAATTAATTCGATCTACTTCCTTGGATTAGGCGCGTTGGGCGCAAAGTATGCGGCTAGTTTAGTTGATTATAATGCTGGTTTAGTAAAAGTCATTGTTAATGAAGAGCGTAAAAAACGTTATGAAGCTGAAGCAGTATACGTTAACGGTAAACGATACGATTTTGAGTACGTGACATCGATTGAAAATCAAGATTATCCTGATTTTATCTTTCTGGTTGTAAAAAGTGATCATTTGCCTCAAGCGGTGGAGGATTTAAAACCGTTTGTGGGAGAAAACACGATGATTGTAAGTTTAATGAATGGGATTACATCTGAACGTGTATTGGCTGAAACATTTGGCTGGAATCGTGTGGTGAATGCCGTTGCTTATATGGATGCAGTAAAGCAAGGGAATCAAGTGACGTACGGAAGTATTGGTCGTATCATTTTTGGGCAAGTTAATCCATCTTGTCCAGAGCAGTTAGAGGCGTTAAACCAATTGTTAAAGGATGCGGATATTCCAAATCAATTATCCGATGATATACAAAAAGCACAATGGACGAAATATGTTGTGAATGTGGTAGGGAATCAATTGACTTATTTGTTAGAATTTCCTTACGGGCAATTCCGTACCAATGAATATTTAGATCGAATGGTGGATTTGGTCGGGAATGAAGTGATTGCTGTTGCAAATGCACACGGTGTATTGATTGGTCAACCAGAAATAGATCAATTAAAAAAGACGATGAAAATTGTCGATGAAAATGGAAAAACATCAATGCTGCAAGATCGTGAAGCAAAACGTTATTCGGAAGTGGATGAATTTTCAGGAGAAATCATTCGTTTAGGTAAACAATATGGAATTGCAACGCCTTACAATGAATTAATCTATAACATGGTGAAAGCAATTGAGAAAACCTATTAG
- the trpC gene encoding indole-3-glycerol phosphate synthase TrpC: MKNILDQIVEQKRIEVQQKQQIQSIDDLKQSIHFLNPVRSAKASVLDEAKTGIIAEFKRKSPSKVFINENANVKEVVTGYEQFGASVVSVLTDENFFGGSIEDLQQAKEVLSIPVLRKDFIVDAYQVYETKAIGADLMLLIAECLTKEEVHDLAKLAKEIGLEVLLEIHSEDQLEKVNEYIDLIGINNRNLKTFVVDTEKSKQILKQLPEDLIKVAESGISNPKVVKDLKAAGFQSFLIGENFMKHENPGKAFQEFVNQL, from the coding sequence ATGAAAAATATATTAGACCAAATCGTTGAACAAAAACGAATTGAAGTTCAACAAAAGCAACAAATTCAATCCATCGATGATTTAAAACAAAGTATTCACTTTTTAAATCCGGTTCGCTCAGCTAAAGCTTCAGTTTTAGATGAAGCCAAAACGGGAATTATTGCAGAATTTAAACGTAAATCTCCATCGAAAGTATTTATCAACGAAAATGCTAACGTAAAAGAAGTCGTTACAGGTTATGAACAATTTGGCGCTTCTGTCGTTTCCGTTTTAACGGATGAAAATTTCTTTGGTGGAAGCATTGAAGATTTACAACAAGCAAAAGAAGTTTTGTCGATTCCTGTTCTTCGTAAGGATTTTATTGTGGATGCCTACCAAGTATATGAAACAAAAGCAATCGGAGCTGACTTAATGCTATTGATTGCAGAATGTTTAACGAAAGAAGAGGTCCACGATTTAGCCAAATTGGCGAAAGAAATTGGATTAGAAGTTTTGTTGGAAATTCATTCGGAAGATCAATTGGAAAAAGTCAATGAATACATCGATTTAATCGGCATCAACAACAGAAATTTAAAAACGTTTGTTGTGGATACGGAAAAATCGAAACAGATATTAAAGCAATTACCGGAGGATTTGATTAAAGTTGCGGAAAGCGGAATTTCAAATCCAAAAGTGGTGAAAGATTTAAAAGCCGCAGGATTTCAATCGTTTTTAATTGGTGAAAACTTTATGAAACATGAAAATCCTGGAAAAGCTTTTCAAGAATTTGTAAATCAATTGTAA
- the trpB gene encoding tryptophan synthase subunit beta, whose protein sequence is MKYSVDENGFYGDFGGAFIPELLHHNCQELKEAFDQYFYTEEFQSEFRGLLKDYVGRPSPLYYAPKLSERYGANILLKREDLNHTGAHKVNNTIGQALLAKRMGKTKILAETGAGQHGVATATICALLGLECTVFMGEIDIARQAPNVARMQMLGATVVAATSGSKTLKDATNEAIRYWINNPETYYLIGSVVGPHPYPAIVAEFQAIISEEIRKQLLEKYGKETPDYVIACVGGGSNAAGAFYHFLDDEEVKLIAVEAAGLGVESGETAATMQKGTEGIIHGSKTMLMQDEDGQIVEPYSISAGLDYPGVGPLHAHLFKTGRGTFLNATDDEALRAAFLLTREEGIIPALESSHALAALEKIDFKPQDIVVLNLSGRGDKDLETYMKFSEKY, encoded by the coding sequence ATGAAATATTCAGTAGACGAGAACGGATTTTATGGTGATTTTGGAGGAGCATTTATCCCTGAATTATTACATCATAATTGTCAAGAATTAAAAGAAGCATTTGACCAATACTTTTACACGGAAGAATTCCAAAGTGAATTTCGTGGTTTATTAAAAGATTATGTTGGTCGACCAAGCCCATTATATTATGCACCAAAATTATCAGAACGTTACGGTGCAAACATTTTATTAAAACGTGAAGATTTAAACCATACAGGCGCACACAAGGTAAACAATACGATTGGACAAGCTTTGTTGGCAAAACGAATGGGTAAAACGAAAATTTTAGCGGAAACAGGAGCTGGTCAACACGGTGTAGCAACCGCAACCATCTGTGCCTTATTAGGTTTAGAATGTACTGTTTTTATGGGTGAAATTGATATTGCTCGTCAAGCACCAAATGTAGCGCGTATGCAAATGTTAGGAGCAACAGTAGTCGCAGCTACTTCGGGAAGTAAAACATTAAAAGATGCAACAAACGAGGCAATTCGTTATTGGATCAATAATCCTGAAACCTATTACTTAATTGGTTCTGTGGTTGGACCTCATCCTTATCCTGCGATTGTTGCCGAATTCCAAGCGATTATTTCAGAAGAGATTCGTAAACAATTATTAGAGAAATACGGAAAAGAAACACCGGATTATGTCATTGCTTGTGTGGGTGGAGGAAGTAATGCAGCTGGCGCATTTTATCACTTTTTAGACGATGAAGAAGTGAAATTAATCGCGGTTGAAGCGGCTGGATTAGGAGTTGAATCTGGAGAAACAGCAGCAACCATGCAAAAAGGAACTGAAGGAATTATCCACGGAAGTAAAACGATGTTAATGCAAGATGAAGATGGTCAAATTGTAGAACCGTATTCAATTTCTGCGGGATTAGATTATCCTGGTGTTGGACCATTACACGCTCATTTATTCAAAACAGGACGTGGAACGTTTTTAAATGCAACAGATGATGAAGCTTTACGCGCGGCTTTTTTATTAACAAGAGAAGAAGGAATCATTCCAGCCTTAGAATCTTCTCACGCTTTAGCGGCTTTGGAAAAAATCGATTTTAAACCGCAAGACATTGTAGTTCTGAATCTTTCAGGTCGAGGAGACAAAGATTTAGAGACGTATATGAAATTTTCTGAAAAATATTAG